One window of the Natrinema sp. CBA1119 genome contains the following:
- a CDS encoding metal-dependent hydrolase gives MWPWEHLAFAYVLYSLTRNVLSRTAPSTQETIAVAVGSQFPDLLDKPLAWTFGVMETGYAVGHSIFAAPFIILVAYAVAARRGDRILAGAFAFAHLSHPVADLLNRILSGRAVDLRIVLWPIESPPPATQGGFIDHFARYFIQYVNAIVAGGLTLQVVFQSLLALAVLALWLFDGAPVAADIWRGVHAQRQQ, from the coding sequence ATGTGGCCGTGGGAGCATCTCGCGTTCGCGTACGTCCTGTACTCGCTGACCAGGAACGTGCTCTCTCGGACAGCACCCTCGACCCAGGAAACGATCGCCGTCGCTGTCGGCTCACAGTTTCCGGATCTGCTCGACAAACCGCTCGCCTGGACGTTCGGAGTTATGGAGACCGGATACGCTGTCGGCCACTCGATCTTTGCCGCGCCGTTCATCATTCTTGTAGCGTACGCGGTGGCCGCTCGTCGAGGGGACCGAATCCTCGCGGGTGCGTTCGCGTTCGCACACCTCTCGCACCCGGTTGCCGATCTGCTCAACCGCATACTCAGCGGACGAGCAGTCGACCTGCGGATCGTTCTCTGGCCGATCGAATCGCCGCCACCGGCCACGCAGGGCGGGTTCATCGATCATTTTGCCCGCTACTTCATCCAGTACGTGAACGCGATCGTCGCCGGCGGATTGACGCTGCAGGTCGTCTTTCAGTCGCTGCTCGCTCTCGCCGTTCTGGCACTCTGGCTGTTCGACGGTGCGCCGGTCGCTGCTGACATCTGGCGAGGGGTGCACGCCCAAAGACAGCAGTGA
- a CDS encoding DUF354 domain-containing protein: MRAIVTIQHPGHVHFFKHAIRELQSQGHELHIFARENEVTVELLERAGIDHEVLAGESNSLFSLAAVQATYETRLLRRARRIEPDVITAIGGVAAAHVASVVGAKSVVFYDTEHATIITKLAYPFADAVCTPECYQGDIGSKHRTYPGYHELAYLHPDRFDPDPAVLADAGLEPDDTLVVMRLSSWDSSHDVGQGGFDDPVDAVDRLEDAGATVLLTSEVDLPAELESHRYALAPDRMHDLLAYADCFVGEGATMAAEAAVLGTPAVYVNSLALGYVTELDEEYDLVFSYNGEDRHVRSLERAVSIVEDGDRSTWQRRRDRLLADRTDVTDVIVREVETAGSGTDPNKSTLASNPG; encoded by the coding sequence ATGCGTGCGATCGTGACGATCCAGCATCCGGGTCACGTCCACTTCTTCAAGCACGCGATCCGGGAGCTCCAGTCGCAGGGCCACGAGCTCCACATCTTCGCCCGCGAAAACGAGGTGACGGTCGAACTGCTCGAGCGCGCGGGAATCGACCACGAGGTGCTGGCCGGCGAGTCGAACTCGCTGTTCTCGCTGGCGGCCGTGCAGGCGACCTACGAGACGCGGCTCCTGCGACGGGCGCGACGGATAGAGCCGGACGTGATCACGGCGATCGGCGGCGTCGCCGCGGCTCACGTCGCGTCGGTGGTCGGTGCGAAGAGCGTCGTCTTCTACGACACGGAACACGCGACGATCATCACGAAACTCGCGTATCCGTTCGCCGATGCCGTCTGTACGCCCGAGTGCTATCAGGGAGACATCGGCTCGAAGCACCGCACGTACCCCGGCTATCACGAACTCGCGTACCTGCACCCCGACCGGTTCGACCCCGATCCCGCCGTCCTCGCGGACGCCGGGCTCGAACCGGACGACACCCTGGTGGTGATGCGGTTGAGCAGCTGGGACTCCTCGCACGACGTCGGGCAGGGCGGATTCGACGATCCCGTCGACGCCGTCGACCGTCTCGAGGACGCCGGCGCGACCGTCTTGCTCACGTCGGAAGTCGATCTTCCGGCCGAACTCGAGTCCCACCGGTACGCGCTGGCGCCGGACCGAATGCACGATCTGCTCGCCTACGCGGACTGTTTCGTCGGCGAGGGTGCGACGATGGCCGCCGAGGCGGCGGTCCTCGGGACGCCGGCGGTGTACGTGAACTCGCTCGCGCTCGGGTACGTGACCGAACTCGACGAGGAGTACGATCTCGTCTTCAGCTACAACGGCGAGGATCGCCACGTTCGATCGCTCGAGCGGGCGGTATCGATCGTCGAAGACGGCGATCGATCGACGTGGCAGCGCCGACGCGACCGGCTCCTCGCCGACCGGACTGACGTCACCGACGTCATCGTCCGCGAGGTCGAGACGGCCGGCTCCGGAACCGATCCGAACAAATCGACGCTCGCGTCGAATCCTGGCTAA
- a CDS encoding asparagine synthase-related protein, whose protein sequence is MNRELFGVFGGIDAFERFRSSDDFDEVLTGSTVTVGIRDSDLGTPGWSATYSRDDGYCLIWGEAYVPDDEPNTARWLLEHYESAGIDALERLNGSYLAVIDTEASDEAFVATDPIRSRECFYTDESGTRVFGTDSAEVARTITDPTLHRNGILEFLHLGVTLGEKTAVTGLHRLPIDSRLAPASVDSLERFVYDPQSSSEFNVVDELADRLERAIERRSSLPGQKGILLSAGYDSRIVLSQVDDIDCSYTVGSLDAQEVQAARSLAAQYGTSHTAFPPDERYLRPDESKIPYSQGIKESLHIHHAGYTDEIGVDTMYHGLLCDTFFRGHFTASKTVDVLDKRIPTGGLESDPDPVEVFLEKFGYNHDASLELADRTSFDVDPDAFVRAAIADEFDSRRSRADQIQNALSCCGIANQPSIPFHNHLSDHFVTSFLATDRELIDWHLRTPPEHRTTETFLRACERVDNDILRHRPPDRPYDATLLNEVEGFVRRKTPFLSSFEPPWPDRKTLFERHDFDRRLLGDLEHVHGLPARHKLRLTDLHGWLECKSELREQLLPWLRPPAPVVA, encoded by the coding sequence ATGAACAGGGAACTCTTCGGTGTATTCGGCGGTATTGACGCGTTCGAACGGTTCAGATCCAGTGATGACTTCGACGAAGTACTCACCGGATCGACCGTCACGGTCGGAATCAGGGATTCCGATCTCGGGACGCCCGGTTGGAGCGCGACATACTCTCGCGACGACGGCTACTGCCTCATCTGGGGGGAAGCGTACGTTCCCGACGACGAGCCCAACACCGCTCGCTGGCTCCTCGAACACTACGAGTCGGCGGGAATCGACGCACTAGAGCGCCTCAACGGATCGTATCTGGCCGTGATCGACACCGAAGCGAGCGATGAGGCATTCGTCGCGACGGATCCGATTCGATCCCGAGAGTGCTTTTACACCGACGAGTCCGGAACTCGCGTTTTCGGAACCGATTCCGCCGAAGTCGCACGCACGATTACGGATCCGACGCTGCATCGGAACGGAATTCTCGAGTTCCTGCACCTGGGAGTGACGCTCGGCGAAAAGACGGCCGTCACGGGACTACACCGACTCCCGATCGACAGTCGACTCGCGCCCGCGTCGGTCGACTCGCTCGAACGGTTCGTCTACGACCCACAGTCGTCTTCGGAATTCAACGTGGTCGACGAACTCGCCGATCGCCTCGAACGAGCGATCGAACGGCGGTCGTCGCTGCCCGGACAAAAGGGCATTCTCCTCTCGGCGGGCTACGACTCGCGGATCGTCCTCTCACAGGTCGACGATATCGACTGCAGTTACACGGTCGGCTCACTGGACGCACAGGAGGTCCAGGCTGCGAGATCGCTCGCTGCTCAGTACGGCACGAGTCACACCGCCTTCCCACCGGACGAGCGGTATCTCCGGCCCGACGAGTCGAAGATCCCGTACTCACAGGGAATCAAGGAATCATTGCACATCCACCACGCCGGCTATACGGACGAGATCGGCGTCGATACGATGTATCACGGCCTCCTCTGTGACACGTTCTTCCGGGGGCATTTCACCGCCTCGAAGACCGTCGATGTCCTCGACAAGCGTATCCCGACCGGCGGACTCGAGTCCGATCCCGACCCCGTCGAGGTGTTCCTCGAGAAGTTCGGGTACAACCACGACGCCAGCCTCGAGTTGGCCGACAGAACGTCCTTCGATGTCGATCCGGACGCGTTCGTCAGGGCGGCCATCGCCGACGAATTCGACTCGAGACGGTCGCGTGCGGATCAAATACAGAACGCGCTGTCCTGTTGTGGCATCGCGAACCAGCCGTCGATACCGTTTCACAACCACCTCTCCGATCACTTCGTGACGTCGTTTCTGGCGACGGATCGCGAACTGATCGACTGGCATCTCCGGACGCCGCCGGAACACCGAACGACGGAAACGTTCCTCCGCGCGTGCGAGCGGGTCGACAACGATATCCTGCGACACAGACCCCCCGATCGACCGTACGATGCGACGCTACTCAACGAGGTCGAAGGGTTCGTTCGCCGGAAGACGCCGTTTCTCTCGTCATTCGAACCGCCCTGGCCGGACCGAAAAACGCTCTTCGAACGCCACGACTTCGATCGGCGGCTACTGGGCGACCTCGAGCACGTCCACGGCCTGCCAGCCAGACACAAACTCAGGCTCACTGATCTCCACGGGTGGCTCGAGTGCAAGTCGGAGTTACGGGAGCAACTACTCCCGTGGCTCCGACCACCGGCTCCGGTAGTCGCGTAA
- a CDS encoding glycosyltransferase family 2 protein, which produces MYRRHTIGVIVPAYNEEDHVGDVLATMPDFVDRIYAVDDDSTDDTWRIIQTYAAASREGDRVESDALESGRPETGASENDALEDESEQLRASLPDGGAVVDPEIVPIRHAENQGAGGALRTGYVRARDDDDIDITVTMDADGQMDPDQLPTLLDPIVEGDADYAKGNRLADRASRREMPPFRLFGNWVLTQLTKIASGYWRLQDPQNGYTAISHDALSAIDIEALPDDHEYPNDLLVRLNIAEMRVADVSMPAVYADEESTIEYKTFIPVTSITLLRGFCQRMTAQFAVDRLHPTVLCYAAGMAVLAAAAAIATLGGVNAVDGEASVREPTAAAFAFLTSVGLFLVAMRTDARDNAELGVRR; this is translated from the coding sequence ATGTACCGAAGACACACGATCGGCGTGATCGTCCCGGCGTACAACGAGGAAGATCACGTCGGTGACGTCCTCGCGACGATGCCCGACTTCGTCGACCGCATCTACGCCGTCGACGACGACTCGACGGACGACACCTGGCGGATCATTCAGACGTACGCGGCCGCCTCGAGGGAGGGAGATCGAGTCGAAAGCGACGCGCTCGAAAGCGGCCGTCCCGAGACTGGGGCGTCCGAGAACGATGCGCTCGAGGACGAGAGCGAGCAACTCCGCGCGTCCCTCCCGGACGGCGGTGCAGTCGTGGACCCGGAAATCGTCCCCATTCGGCACGCGGAGAATCAGGGTGCCGGCGGCGCGTTGCGAACCGGTTATGTTCGCGCACGCGACGACGACGACATCGATATCACGGTCACGATGGACGCTGATGGACAGATGGATCCGGATCAGCTCCCGACGCTCCTGGATCCGATCGTGGAGGGCGACGCCGACTACGCGAAGGGGAACCGACTCGCCGATCGGGCCTCGCGTCGGGAGATGCCACCGTTCCGGTTGTTCGGTAACTGGGTCCTGACCCAGCTCACGAAGATCGCGAGCGGCTACTGGCGCTTGCAGGACCCCCAGAACGGGTACACTGCGATCTCTCACGACGCGCTGTCGGCGATCGATATCGAGGCGCTTCCGGACGATCACGAGTATCCCAACGACCTGCTCGTCCGACTGAACATCGCGGAGATGCGCGTCGCTGACGTGTCGATGCCGGCCGTCTACGCCGACGAGGAGAGTACGATCGAGTACAAGACCTTTATCCCGGTCACCTCGATCACGCTCCTGCGTGGCTTCTGTCAGCGGATGACGGCTCAGTTCGCCGTCGATAGACTGCACCCCACCGTCCTCTGTTACGCGGCGGGGATGGCCGTGCTGGCGGCCGCAGCCGCGATCGCGACCCTCGGTGGCGTGAACGCAGTCGACGGCGAGGCGTCGGTGCGCGAACCGACCGCGGCCGCGTTCGCGTTCCTCACCAGCGTCGGGCTGTTCCTAGTCGCGATGCGAACCGACGCGAGGGACAACGCCGAACTGGGGGTGCGTCGCTGA
- a CDS encoding glycosyltransferase — protein sequence MHVLHLITSTRSFFEQQISVLEDRGIECTVVGVPGEYSADSPRTPLDYLRFYPRVLSHVLSDEYDLVHGHYGLVAPFLLAQPTRPVVLSLWGTDLMSDMGWLRRISRYGARFADATIVPSPAMSRELDAEHVEIPFGIDTELFRPIPREEARNRIGWDTDARVALFPYDRSRDVKDFPRAERVADRADVDLEVRTIDDVPYEEMPYYMNASDVLLVTSTRESGPLVVKEAAACTVPIVSTDVGFVRETIGDVDDCVVGTTDDELAAGLERVLDGARRSNGRDAIDGLGLEAMGDQLLDVYRRVLERPTGTTHRAGVSHEV from the coding sequence ATGCACGTCCTTCATCTCATCACCTCCACGCGATCGTTCTTCGAACAGCAGATATCGGTCCTCGAGGACCGCGGTATCGAGTGTACCGTCGTCGGCGTTCCCGGGGAGTACAGTGCCGACTCTCCACGGACGCCGCTGGATTACCTCCGCTTTTACCCGCGCGTTCTCTCCCACGTCCTGTCGGACGAGTACGATCTCGTCCACGGCCACTACGGCCTCGTCGCGCCGTTCCTCCTCGCTCAGCCGACCCGTCCCGTCGTGTTGAGCCTCTGGGGAACGGACCTGATGAGCGACATGGGGTGGCTCCGTCGGATCAGCCGGTACGGCGCTCGGTTCGCCGACGCGACGATCGTCCCGAGCCCGGCGATGTCCCGCGAACTCGACGCCGAACACGTCGAGATCCCGTTCGGCATCGACACGGAGCTGTTCAGACCGATCCCGCGCGAGGAGGCTCGCAATCGAATCGGGTGGGACACCGACGCGCGGGTCGCGCTGTTTCCGTACGACCGGAGTCGGGACGTCAAGGACTTCCCGCGAGCCGAACGCGTCGCCGACCGCGCCGACGTCGACCTCGAGGTACGGACGATCGACGACGTCCCCTACGAAGAAATGCCCTACTACATGAACGCGAGCGACGTCCTCCTCGTGACATCGACGCGTGAAAGCGGGCCGCTGGTCGTCAAGGAGGCCGCCGCCTGTACCGTCCCGATCGTCTCGACCGACGTCGGCTTCGTCCGCGAGACGATCGGCGACGTCGATGACTGCGTCGTGGGGACGACCGACGACGAACTCGCCGCCGGCCTCGAGCGCGTCCTCGACGGCGCTCGTCGGTCGAACGGGCGCGACGCGATCGACGGGCTCGGGCTCGAGGCGATGGGCGACCAGCTCCTCGACGTGTATCGTCGCGTCCTCGAGCGGCCGACCGGGACGACCCATCGAGCGGGGGTCAGTCATGAAGTTTAG
- a CDS encoding DUF1616 domain-containing protein produces MSDNQLWYLDLAAVVAVTGALTLGILSGVSGAIRIVVSIPLILFLPGYALVSALFPDKPNDDYRSFDQEKTGLGNPLLVSGGLEAIERTILSVVFSVALVPAITLFASVTPRGLTLEPVLLGLAVVTVALALLAIGSRYRCPPDRRFVPAVSSISPFFSRGRPSPYERVNVRPYNIAIVIGIGLLLASAGFALANPPQHDGYTEISVETDNVTGDTDTIYDSTYTAGESQELQATITNQEHEERQYTTVVLLQRVSSDGETVTVNESVEMDRQSATVSDGDSHQQTLEVTPTMRGDDLRLTLLLYDGEAPAEPTAENAYRKLHLPIEVS; encoded by the coding sequence ATGAGCGACAACCAGTTGTGGTATCTGGATCTGGCAGCCGTCGTCGCAGTCACTGGCGCCCTCACGCTCGGAATTCTTTCAGGAGTATCCGGCGCGATACGAATTGTAGTATCGATTCCGCTTATTCTCTTTCTTCCCGGGTATGCGCTTGTCTCTGCCCTCTTTCCGGACAAGCCCAACGACGACTATCGCTCCTTCGATCAGGAGAAAACCGGGCTCGGGAATCCGCTGTTAGTTAGTGGCGGACTCGAGGCGATCGAACGAACCATCCTGTCAGTGGTTTTTAGCGTTGCACTCGTCCCCGCGATTACCCTTTTTGCAAGCGTAACCCCTAGGGGTTTGACGCTCGAGCCGGTGCTCCTCGGACTGGCAGTTGTCACCGTCGCCCTGGCACTGCTTGCGATTGGTTCTCGATATCGCTGTCCGCCCGATAGACGGTTCGTTCCCGCCGTTTCGTCGATATCCCCGTTCTTTTCCCGGGGACGACCGAGTCCGTACGAGCGAGTTAACGTTCGCCCGTACAACATCGCCATCGTGATCGGAATCGGCCTGTTGCTCGCGAGCGCCGGGTTCGCCCTCGCAAACCCACCACAGCACGATGGATATACGGAGATTTCCGTGGAAACGGACAACGTCACCGGTGACACCGACACGATCTACGACTCGACGTATACCGCGGGGGAGAGCCAGGAGCTGCAGGCGACGATCACGAATCAGGAACACGAAGAGCGACAGTACACGACCGTGGTACTGCTCCAGCGGGTGAGTTCCGACGGTGAGACCGTGACCGTCAACGAGTCGGTCGAGATGGACAGGCAGAGCGCGACAGTTTCCGATGGCGACTCTCACCAGCAGACCCTCGAGGTCACGCCGACGATGCGAGGCGACGACCTTCGACTGACCCTGTTACTCTATGACGGCGAAGCGCCGGCGGAGCCGACGGCTGAGAACGCCTATCGCAAACTTCACTTGCCGATCGAGGTCTCATAG